A stretch of Henckelia pumila isolate YLH828 chromosome 4, ASM3356847v2, whole genome shotgun sequence DNA encodes these proteins:
- the LOC140864058 gene encoding SH3 domain-containing protein 3, which yields MDALRKQASKLRDQVAKQQQAVIKQFGGSGYESSEIMVIDEIELQMHHQLEKLYRSTRGGRDFQKDIVKAAEAFTAIGYKHIEAGTKLSEDCSRYGIENSNDEILAKTASIYGDARKHVEKEQEDLNKLLFTQVLEPLRALITGSPLEDARHLAQRYSRMRQEAEAQAAEVSRRQARVRESPIPENVAKLHAAESKMQEHKANMAILGKEAATALAAVESQQQRLTFQRFVAMVEGERIYHERVATILGNIETEMVSEKQRKEAAPPVAPLNHTSERTKYFLAEAIHAFDATSEKELSLEIGDYVVVRKVTPSGWSEGECQGRAGWFPTSYVEKRQRIPTNYTASEVY from the exons ATGGATGCTTTAAGGAAGCAAGCAAGCAAACTCAGAGATCAAGTCGCAAAACAGCAACAG GCTGTGATAAAGCAATTTGGTGGGAGCGGCTATGAGAGCTCGGAAATTATGGTTATCGATGAGATTGAGTTGCAAATGCATCATCAGCTGGAAAAGCTTTATAGGTCCACTCGAGGTGGAAGG gattttCAGAAAGATATTGTCAAAGCGGCAGAAGCTTTCACGGCCATAGGGTATAAGCATATAGAAGCTG GAACCAAGTTGTCCGAAGATTGTTCCAGGTATGGGATTGAGAATTCTAATGACGAGATTCTAGCCAAGACTGCATCCATTTATGGGGATGCACGTAAACATGTGGAAAAGGAGCAAGAAGACTTGAATAAATTGTTGTTTACTCAG GTTTTAGAACCATTACGAGCTCTGATAACCGGTTCTCCTTTGGAAGATGCACGTCACCTTGCTCAACGATACAGTAGAATGAGACAAGAAGCAGAAGCACAG GCTGCTGAAGTTTCTAGAAGACAAGCACGCGTGAGGGAATCCCCTATTCCTGAAAATGTGgccaagctgcatgcagcagaATCTAAAATGCAGGAACATAAAGCAAACATGGCTATACTTGGTAAAGAAGCAGCAACAGCATTGGCTGCTGTAGAATCACAGCAGCAGAGGCTTACATTTCAGAGATTTGTTGCAATG GTTGAAGGTGAAAGGATTTATCATGAAAGAGTTGCCACGATTCTTGGTAATATTGAAACCGAG ATGGTCTCAGAGAAACAAAGAAAGGAGGCTGCTCCACCTGTCGCTCCTCTCAATCACACTTCAGAGAGAACTAAGTATTTCTTGGCTGAG GCAATACATGCTTTTGATGCCACATCAGAGAAGGAACTGAGCTTGGAAATTGGGGATTATGTTGTTGTTAGAAAG GTGACCCCTTCTGGATGGTCGGAAGGAGAATGTCAGGGTCGAGCCGGATGGTTCCCAACTTCATATGTGGAGAAACGCCAGAGAATTCCCACGAATTATACCGCATCAGAAGTTTACTAA
- the LOC140866415 gene encoding uncharacterized protein, with amino-acid sequence MDTRVLCRATLFLVCMFLILDTNISAKPPSKAIKESKKLDYQEMDTVLSPSTVSIQRDTAPGYVPIVNPTTPGTTPIINPIGPAPPTNSGPITTTPTSSSGAWCIANPTASQTALQVALDYACGYGGADCSAIQPGALCFDPNTLRDHASYAFNDYYQKNPVSTSCAFGGTAQLSYTDPSRGSCHYALSTSTPTTTPTTPPAIPTPAIPMTPPSITTPINPYTPGVGNGFGSEPTGYDYGTEPTGTPSSAETISHSLLLRVIMTCLVLTVSVASCL; translated from the exons ATGGATACCAGAGTACTCTGTCGTGCTACGTTGTTTCTGGTCTGCATGTTCCTAATCTTGG ATACAAATATATCAGCAAAACCACCCTCGAAAGCCATCAAAGAAAGTAAAAAACTTGACTATCAAGAAATGGACACGGTGCTTTCACCTTCCACGGTGAGCATCCAGAGAGATACAGCACCAGGTTACGTTCCCATTGTCAATCCTACAACACCAGGTACAACTCCTATAATAAATCCAATCGGCCCAGCTCCGCCAACCAACTCCGGGCCAATTACAACAACACCTACATCATCAAGCGGGGCTTGGTGCATCGCCAATCCCACTGCCTCGCAGACTGCTTTACAGGTAGCTTTGGACTATGCATGTGGCTATGGAGGAGCAGACTGTTCAGCGATTCAACCAGGTGCACTTTGCTTTGATCCCAATACGCTGCGTGACCATGCTTCTTATGCTTTTAACGACTACTACCAGAAGAATCCAGTTTCCACTAGCTGTGCTTTTGGAGGAACGGCACAACTGTCTTACACCGACCCAA GTCGTGGGAGCTGTCATTATGCGTTATCCACCAGCACCCCCACAACAACACCCACAACACCACCTGCAATTCCAACGCCCGCAATTCCAATGACGCCGCCCAG CATAACTACACCTATCAATCCTTACACACCGGGAGTCGGAAATGGCTTTGGTTCTGAACCAACGGGCTATGATTATGGTACCGAACCAACAGGCACCCCAAGTTCAGCAGAGACCATATCACACAGCCTACTGCTACGCGTCATCATGACCTGTCTCGTGTTGACGGTTTCTGTTGCCAGTTGTCTCTAG
- the LOC140866214 gene encoding uncharacterized protein, protein MPSGPKKRKAARKKKGKEYHDNYSDPSSPSAHSREVDDGKHQDDRESDTGELSSPASQDPHSHQNLLTDGEEDEIEKHESCSAVPSVEALKIDVGEEPNIVMIEDENAGEVKREIEIPDESDKKDERIECYEPSKKSKEAGSSHSSGGGSSSCDESNDVENTRNVDVSPVHDSVKAAAVPETSSKTLHGDTTGEAGDSSCPIEKSEDRCPVESVVDENEEEKMSSFEHKVYNSNAFTDAEEETTIRPIEDIATTSDPKAFEKQESGLRMTRSYDPAGAEDSAVSEPLLAPTATSPPEKTSWKSCCGVFEVFAKSDR, encoded by the exons ATGCCTTCGGGTCCAAAGAAGCGAAAAGCTGCCAGGAAAAAGAAGGGAAAGGAGTATCATGACAATTACTCTGACCCATCATCTCCTTCTGCTCACTCTCGTG AGGTTGATGATGGGAAGCATCAAGATGATCGAGAAAGTGATACCGGGGAGCTTAGTTCTCCTGCATCTCAGGACCCCCATAGCCACCAAAACCTTCTAACAGACGGGGAAGAAGATGAAATTGAGAAACATGAGAGCTGTTCAGCTGTTCCTTCAGTGGAAGCATTGAAAATTGATGTCGGCGAGGAGCCAAACATAGTGATGATAGAGGATGAAAATGCTGGTGAAGTTAAAAGGGAAATCGAGATTCCTGACGAATCAGATAAAAAAGATGAAAGGATTGAGTGCTATGAACCATCGAAAAAGTCGAAAGAAGCTGGTTCATCCCATAGCTCAGGCGGCGGCAGCAGTTCCTGCGACGAGTCTAATGATGTCGAGAATACAAGAAATGTTGATGTTTCTCCAGTTCATGATTCTGTGAAGGCAGCTGCGGTGCCTGAAACATCATCTAAGACTTTGCATGGTGATACAACTGGAGAGGCAGGGGATTCGAGTTGTCCTATCGAGAAATCAGAGGATCGTTGTCCAGTTGAATCTGTAGTTGATGAAAACGAGGAAGAAAAGATGAGCTCTTTTGAACACAAAGTTTACAACTCTAATGCTTTTACAGATGCAGAGGAGGAAACAACGATTCGGCCTATCGAGGATATCGCAACAACTTCAGATCCAAAGGCATTTGAAAAACAAGAAAGTGGTCTTAGAATGACTCGATCATATGATCCAGCTGGAGCTGAAGACTCGGCAGTGTCTGAG CCGTTGCTGGCTCCTACAGCTACTTCACCTCCAGAGAAAACATCGTGGAAGAGTTGTTGTGGAGTATTTGAAGTGTTTGCGAAGTCTGATAGATAA
- the LOC140866175 gene encoding bidirectional sugar transporter SWEET2a-like: MPEYEVFSSHAVFCEAAGVAGNLLAFVLFLSPIPTFGRIIRNQSTEQFSGLPYVYGLLNCLIRFWYGVPIVSSGIILIATVNSVGAVFQLVYIAIFIRYADKGRKIKMLGLLLAVFSAFGIIVFLSIQVFQPPNRQLFVGYLSVFSLISVFASPLFVINLVVRTKSVEYMPFYLSLATFLMSDAFFAYGLLKHDAFVSVPNGIGAILGVVQLVLYSHYKKISEETSRRPLLESYA, from the exons ATGCCTGAATACGAAGTGTTCTCTAGTCACGCAGTTTTCTGTGAAGCAGCTGGAGTTGCAG GGAACCTCCTAGCTTTTGTGCTCTTTCTGTCACCAAT TCCAACATTTGGAAGAATTATCAGAAATCAATCGACAGAACAGTTTTCTGGGTTGCCTTACGTATATGGCCTCTTAAACTGCTTAATACGCTTTTGGTACGGCGTGCCCATCGTCTCTTCGGGGATAATATTGATCGCCACTGTCAACTCGGTCGGAGCTGTTTTTCAGTTGGTTTACATTGCCATCTTCATTCGATATGCAGACAAAGGCAGAAAG ATAAAGATGCTGGGATTATTGCTGGCAGTTTTTTCTGCCTTTGGGATCATTGTTTTCCTGAGCATACAAGTTTTTCAACCGCCTAACCGACAACTCTTTGTTGGATATCTCTCTGTTTTCTCTCTCATTTCCGTGTTTGCCTCTCCTCTATTTGTGATC AATCTGGTGGTTAGGACGAAGAGCGTGGAATACATGCCGTTCTATCTTTCACTCGCTACTTTCTTGATGAGTGATGCTTTCTTTGCCTACGGATTGCTGAAGCACGACGCGTTTGTCTCT GTTCCAAATGGGATAGGAGCGATTCTTGGGGTCGTCCAGTTAGTTCTGTACTCCCAttacaaaaaaatttcagaGGAAACATCGAGACGGCCATTGCTGGAGTCGTATGCGTGA
- the LOC140866414 gene encoding carboxyl-terminal-processing peptidase 1, chloroplastic isoform X2: MARYDMTGIGINLREIPDSNGVVKLKVLGLILDGPAHSAGVRQGDELLSIDGVDVLGRSAFEASSLLQGPNETFVNIMVKHGNCGPVESIRVQRQSIAKSPIFYRLEQVKSDSGSVGYVRLREFNALARKDFVTAMRRLEDMGASYFVIDLRDNLGGLVQAGIEIAKLFLNEGETVTYTVGRDPLSVKNIVAETSPLFTAPMIVLVNKNTASASEIVATALHDNCRAVLVGERTYGKGLIQSVFELSDGSGIVVTMGKYVTPNHMDINGNGIDPDFRTLPAWNEVSGYLSKCHKPREG, translated from the exons ATGGCGAGGTATGACATGACTGGTATTGGGATAAACCTTAGAGAAATTCCTGACAGTAATGGAGTAGTGAAGTTAAAGGTTTTAGGTCTTATTTTGGATGGCCCTGCCCATTCTGCTGGTGTTAGACAG GGTGATGAACTATTGTCTATTGATGGGGTGGATGTGTTAGGAAGATCTGCATTTGAAGCATCGTCGCTATTACAAGGCCCTAATGAAACATTTGTCAACATAATG GTAAAGCATGGAAACTGTGGGCCCGTGGAATCCATTAGGGTCCAGAGGCAATCTATTGCGAAGTCCCCTATTTTTTACCGATTAGAGCAAGTTAAGAGCGATTCAGGATCTGTAGGTTATGTCCGCCTTAGAGAATTCAACGCATTGGCCAGGAAGGATTTTGTAACAG CAATGAGAAGACTAGAAGACATGGGTGCCTCATATTTTGTCATTGATCTTAGGGATAATCTTGGGGGACTAGTGCAG GCTGGAATTGAGATTGCTAAACTCTTCCTGAATGAAGGGGAAACG GTGACTTACACTGTTGGTAGGGATCCATTGTCCGTGAAAAATATTGTAGCTGAAACTTCTCCTTTATTTACTGCTCCAATGATT GTTTTGGTGAACAAAAATACTGCTAGTGCAAGTGAAATC GTTGCTACTGCACTTCATGATAACTGTAGAGCTGTTCTTGTTGGGGAAAGGACTTACGGAAAG GGTTTGATTCAATCTGTATTTGAGCTCAGTGATGGGTCTGGCATTGTGGTCACCATGGGGAAGTATGTTACCCCAAATCATATGGACATAAACGGGAATGGGATTGACCCAGATTTTCGTACTTTACCTG CCTGGAATGAAGTCTCTGGATATCTATCCAAGTGCCACAAGCCACGTGAAGGATAA
- the LOC140866416 gene encoding cold-regulated 413 inner membrane protein 2, chloroplastic-like yields the protein MMSLALCTPSPSPCNKQRVLSQKKYPLHQTRIVCRNSIQVQGHNLSSLSYNPLGEFVMNKKGCGFGAVCHAGPLTPSNLQWVSTISIGVLMLTRGTSIHRSFLAPLFALQAPASMVSWIKGEYGIWTAFLALLVRLFFFIPAELELPFIALLLVILAPNQAMSRLRGTQEGVILTLIIAAYLAYQHFSRTGSLARAFDQGSIFATLAIICTVVVSCLLLI from the exons ATGATGTCACTCGCATTGTGTACTCCCTCTCCCTCTCCGTGCAACAAGCAACGAGTTTTGTCCCAGAAAAAATACCCCTTGCATCAGACCAGAATTGTTTGTCGTAACTCTATTCAAGTACAGGGGCACAATCTTAGCTCCCTCAGTTACAACCCGCTCGG AGAGTTTGTGATGAATAAGAAAGGATGTGGATTTGGTGCTGTTTGTCATGCGGGGCCGTTGACACCGAGTAATCTGCAGTGGGTCTCCACTATTTCTATCGG GGTTCTAATGTTAACAAGGGGCACAAGTATTCATAGATCCTTTCTTGCTCCTTTGTTTGCTCTACAAGCACCTGCAAGCATGGTCTCATGGATTAA AGGTGAATATGGCATTTGGACTGCATTCTTAGCACTTCTTGTTCGCCTTTTCTTCTTCATCCCTG CGGAACTGGAGTTGCCTTTCATAGCATTACTCTTGGTGATCTTGGCTCCCAATCAAGCTATGAGTCGGTTGAG GGGAACACAGGAAGGTGTCATTCTTACATTGATAATTGCGGCTTATCTGGCTTACCAGCATTTCTCTAGAACTGGCAGCTTGGCAAGAGCCTTTGATCAAGGTTCAATTTTTGCCACATTAGCTATCATCTGTACTGTTGTTGTGTCTTGCTTGCTTTTGATCTAA
- the LOC140866414 gene encoding carboxyl-terminal-processing peptidase 1, chloroplastic isoform X1: MRLLLCNSSPHLAPIIRPVKTLHICPISNFHLKVPSITQALSTTLISVALSVGILYAYPPDVFSIDFSIPTEESICRGEEKYADPKLTGDTVTNEGIVEEAWEIVNDSFLDTGRHRWSPDSWLEKKKDISGTSIQTKSRAHEIIRRMLASLGDRYTRFLSPSDFSKMARYDMTGIGINLREIPDSNGVVKLKVLGLILDGPAHSAGVRQGDELLSIDGVDVLGRSAFEASSLLQGPNETFVNIMVKHGNCGPVESIRVQRQSIAKSPIFYRLEQVKSDSGSVGYVRLREFNALARKDFVTAMRRLEDMGASYFVIDLRDNLGGLVQAGIEIAKLFLNEGETVTYTVGRDPLSVKNIVAETSPLFTAPMIVLVNKNTASASEIVATALHDNCRAVLVGERTYGKGLIQSVFELSDGSGIVVTMGKYVTPNHMDINGNGIDPDFRTLPAWNEVSGYLSKCHKPREG; this comes from the exons ATGAGGCTTCTTCTCTGCAACTCTTCACCGCATTTAGCCCCGATTATTCGCCCCGTCAAAACCCTACACATCTGtccaatttcaaattttcatctGAAAGTTCCATCAATTACTCAGGCTTTGAGTACAACTTTAATCTCAGTTGCGCTCTCCGTGGGTATTTTATACGCTTATCCTCCTGATGTGTTTTCGATTGATTTTAGTATTCCGACGGAGGAATCGATCTGCCGTGGAGAAGAAAAGTACGCGGATCCTAAATTGACCGGAGACACGGTGACGAACGAGGGGATTGTGGAAGAGGCTTGGGAGATTGTGAATGATAGTTTTCTCGATACCGGTCGCCACCGTTGGTCGCCTGATTCTTGGCTT GAGAAGAAGAAAGATATATCAGGCACATCGATTCAGACAAAATCAAGAGCTCATGAGATCATCCGTCGTATGCTGGCGAGTTTGGGCGACCGTTACACACGTTTTCTCTCTCCTTCTGAC TTCTCCAAGATGGCGAGGTATGACATGACTGGTATTGGGATAAACCTTAGAGAAATTCCTGACAGTAATGGAGTAGTGAAGTTAAAGGTTTTAGGTCTTATTTTGGATGGCCCTGCCCATTCTGCTGGTGTTAGACAG GGTGATGAACTATTGTCTATTGATGGGGTGGATGTGTTAGGAAGATCTGCATTTGAAGCATCGTCGCTATTACAAGGCCCTAATGAAACATTTGTCAACATAATG GTAAAGCATGGAAACTGTGGGCCCGTGGAATCCATTAGGGTCCAGAGGCAATCTATTGCGAAGTCCCCTATTTTTTACCGATTAGAGCAAGTTAAGAGCGATTCAGGATCTGTAGGTTATGTCCGCCTTAGAGAATTCAACGCATTGGCCAGGAAGGATTTTGTAACAG CAATGAGAAGACTAGAAGACATGGGTGCCTCATATTTTGTCATTGATCTTAGGGATAATCTTGGGGGACTAGTGCAG GCTGGAATTGAGATTGCTAAACTCTTCCTGAATGAAGGGGAAACG GTGACTTACACTGTTGGTAGGGATCCATTGTCCGTGAAAAATATTGTAGCTGAAACTTCTCCTTTATTTACTGCTCCAATGATT GTTTTGGTGAACAAAAATACTGCTAGTGCAAGTGAAATC GTTGCTACTGCACTTCATGATAACTGTAGAGCTGTTCTTGTTGGGGAAAGGACTTACGGAAAG GGTTTGATTCAATCTGTATTTGAGCTCAGTGATGGGTCTGGCATTGTGGTCACCATGGGGAAGTATGTTACCCCAAATCATATGGACATAAACGGGAATGGGATTGACCCAGATTTTCGTACTTTACCTG CCTGGAATGAAGTCTCTGGATATCTATCCAAGTGCCACAAGCCACGTGAAGGATAA